In Haliaeetus albicilla chromosome 14, bHalAlb1.1, whole genome shotgun sequence, one genomic interval encodes:
- the ATP23 gene encoding mitochondrial inner membrane protease ATP23 homolog isoform X2: MERGGEAAAEGKAAAEGKAAEGREEEEEDDFGYRLFPDRSKKPQSFLVRSLFTFHNRCQLMLRMTLDTNPYAQLLLEAMKQSGCTVFNDRHFSCENCDGCVSGGFDSVTSQIVLCQNNIRHQSHMNRVVTHELIHAFDHCRAHVDWFNNVKHLACSEACVRDRAIRSILAVRKVSKEMAEKAVDEVFDACFNDLEPFGRIPHSKTDAKRAYRDFQNRDRYNANL, from the exons ATGGAGCgagggggggaggcggcggctgAGGGGAAGGCGGCGGCTGAGGGGAAGGCGGccgaggggagggaggaggaggaggaggatgactTCGGCTACCGGCTCTTCCCGGACCGCAGCAAGAAGCCGCAGAGCTTCCTGGTCCGCAGCCTCTTCACCTTCCACAACAGGTGCCAGCTGATGCTGAGGATGACGCTGGACACGA ATCCATACGCTCAACTTCTTCTTGAGGCTATGAAGCAATCTGGTTG CACTGTCTTCAATGACCGGCACTTTTCCTGCGAAAACTGTGATGGTTGTGTCAGTGGAGGTTTTGATTCTGTCACATCTCAG attGTTCTGTGTCAGAACAACATTCGCCACCAATCCCATATGAACCGGGTGGTCACGCATGAATTGATTCATGCTTTTGATCACTGCCGTGCACATGTTGACTGGTTTAATAATGTCAAACACTTAGCATGTTCAGAG GCTTGTGTACGAGACAGAGCGATTCGTTCCATTCTGGCTGTTAGAAAAGTTAGcaaagaaatggcagaaaaagcTGTGGATGAAGTTTTTGATGCCTGCTTCAATGATCTGGAACCTTTTGGAAGAATCCCGCACAGTAAAACAGATGCAAAACGTGCTTATAGAGACTTTCAGAACAGAGATCGCTATAATGCtaacttgtaa
- the ATP23 gene encoding mitochondrial inner membrane protease ATP23 homolog isoform X1, which translates to MERGGEAAAEGKAAAEGKAAEGREEEEEDDFGYRLFPDRSKKPQSFLVRSLFTFHNRCQLMLRMTLDTNPYAQLLLEAMKQSGCTVFNDRHFSCENCDGCVSGGFDSVTSQIVLCQNNIRHQSHMNRVVTHELIHAFDHCRAHVDWFNNVKHLACSEIRAANLSGDCTLMNEIARFKFGLKGHHQACVRDRAIRSILAVRKVSKEMAEKAVDEVFDACFNDLEPFGRIPHSKTDAKRAYRDFQNRDRYNANL; encoded by the exons ATGGAGCgagggggggaggcggcggctgAGGGGAAGGCGGCGGCTGAGGGGAAGGCGGccgaggggagggaggaggaggaggaggatgactTCGGCTACCGGCTCTTCCCGGACCGCAGCAAGAAGCCGCAGAGCTTCCTGGTCCGCAGCCTCTTCACCTTCCACAACAGGTGCCAGCTGATGCTGAGGATGACGCTGGACACGA ATCCATACGCTCAACTTCTTCTTGAGGCTATGAAGCAATCTGGTTG CACTGTCTTCAATGACCGGCACTTTTCCTGCGAAAACTGTGATGGTTGTGTCAGTGGAGGTTTTGATTCTGTCACATCTCAG attGTTCTGTGTCAGAACAACATTCGCCACCAATCCCATATGAACCGGGTGGTCACGCATGAATTGATTCATGCTTTTGATCACTGCCGTGCACATGTTGACTGGTTTAATAATGTCAAACACTTAGCATGTTCAGAG ATTCGAGCTGCTAATCTCAGTGGAGACTGTACACTGATGAATGAAATAGCCAGGTTTAAATTTGGGTTAAAAGGACACCATCAG GCTTGTGTACGAGACAGAGCGATTCGTTCCATTCTGGCTGTTAGAAAAGTTAGcaaagaaatggcagaaaaagcTGTGGATGAAGTTTTTGATGCCTGCTTCAATGATCTGGAACCTTTTGGAAGAATCCCGCACAGTAAAACAGATGCAAAACGTGCTTATAGAGACTTTCAGAACAGAGATCGCTATAATGCtaacttgtaa
- the ATP23 gene encoding mitochondrial inner membrane protease ATP23 homolog isoform X3 has translation MKQSGCTVFNDRHFSCENCDGCVSGGFDSVTSQIVLCQNNIRHQSHMNRVVTHELIHAFDHCRAHVDWFNNVKHLACSEIRAANLSGDCTLMNEIARFKFGLKGHHQACVRDRAIRSILAVRKVSKEMAEKAVDEVFDACFNDLEPFGRIPHSKTDAKRAYRDFQNRDRYNANL, from the exons ATGAAGCAATCTGGTTG CACTGTCTTCAATGACCGGCACTTTTCCTGCGAAAACTGTGATGGTTGTGTCAGTGGAGGTTTTGATTCTGTCACATCTCAG attGTTCTGTGTCAGAACAACATTCGCCACCAATCCCATATGAACCGGGTGGTCACGCATGAATTGATTCATGCTTTTGATCACTGCCGTGCACATGTTGACTGGTTTAATAATGTCAAACACTTAGCATGTTCAGAG ATTCGAGCTGCTAATCTCAGTGGAGACTGTACACTGATGAATGAAATAGCCAGGTTTAAATTTGGGTTAAAAGGACACCATCAG GCTTGTGTACGAGACAGAGCGATTCGTTCCATTCTGGCTGTTAGAAAAGTTAGcaaagaaatggcagaaaaagcTGTGGATGAAGTTTTTGATGCCTGCTTCAATGATCTGGAACCTTTTGGAAGAATCCCGCACAGTAAAACAGATGCAAAACGTGCTTATAGAGACTTTCAGAACAGAGATCGCTATAATGCtaacttgtaa